The proteins below come from a single Staphylococcus sp. MI 10-1553 genomic window:
- a CDS encoding L-cystine transporter yields MSIFLVIINLIIFLIALISLWVMAKKHVKFPKRVFFALGLGILLGLLLHLVYGVEGTVTSQTTDWVGLIGNGYISLLQMIVIPLIFVSIVAAFTKIEIGEKFAKVGSFIFMFLIGTVTIAAIIGIIYAIAFNLDASSIDLGQAENARSAEIADKAKELTATTLPTQILELLPSNPFLDFTGARATSTIAVVIFAAFVGFAFLRVARKQPENGQTLKRGIDAIYALVMAIVTFVLRLTPYGILAIMINTIATSDFAAIWTLGKFVIASYAALITMYIIHLIILAIIGVNPVQYVKKTAEVILFAFTSRSSAGTLPLNVQAQTNRLGVPQAIANFSGSFGLSIGQNGCAGIYPAMLAIMVAPVAGVEVNLQFIVTVIVVVVLSSFGVAGVGGGATFASILVLSALNLPVGLAGVLISVEPLIDMGRTALNVNDSILAGTGTAKLTKQLDEDIFHSNHMDELTAQH; encoded by the coding sequence ATGTCTATTTTTTTAGTGATTATTAATTTAATTATTTTTCTTATTGCGTTAATAAGCCTATGGGTCATGGCTAAAAAGCACGTCAAATTTCCCAAACGCGTGTTCTTTGCACTTGGCCTAGGTATCCTATTAGGCTTGCTACTCCACCTTGTTTATGGTGTTGAAGGCACGGTCACGTCTCAAACAACGGATTGGGTCGGCTTAATTGGGAATGGCTACATTTCATTGCTACAAATGATTGTCATCCCACTTATTTTTGTTTCTATCGTCGCAGCATTTACGAAAATTGAAATTGGAGAAAAGTTTGCTAAAGTCGGCAGCTTCATCTTCATGTTTCTTATTGGTACCGTAACGATTGCAGCGATTATCGGTATTATCTATGCAATCGCATTCAATTTAGATGCCTCTAGTATTGACTTAGGTCAGGCAGAAAATGCTCGTAGCGCCGAAATTGCTGATAAAGCGAAAGAGCTTACTGCGACAACATTACCAACACAAATTTTAGAATTGTTACCATCAAATCCATTTTTAGATTTCACTGGTGCACGTGCAACTTCTACTATTGCAGTCGTGATTTTTGCCGCATTTGTAGGTTTTGCATTTTTACGTGTCGCACGCAAACAACCTGAAAATGGTCAAACTTTAAAACGCGGTATCGATGCCATTTACGCACTTGTAATGGCTATCGTAACATTTGTTTTGCGCCTTACTCCTTATGGGATTTTAGCGATTATGATTAACACGATTGCGACGAGTGATTTTGCTGCGATTTGGACACTCGGTAAATTCGTCATTGCGTCTTATGCAGCACTCATTACAATGTACATCATTCACTTAATCATTTTGGCCATCATTGGTGTCAATCCAGTACAGTATGTGAAGAAAACAGCCGAAGTGATTTTATTCGCATTCACTTCACGTTCAAGTGCCGGTACATTGCCATTAAACGTTCAAGCGCAAACGAATCGCTTAGGTGTGCCTCAAGCTATCGCAAACTTCTCTGGTTCATTTGGGCTATCTATTGGACAAAATGGTTGTGCTGGGATTTACCCTGCCATGCTTGCGATAATGGTTGCACCTGTCGCGGGCGTTGAAGTGAATCTACAGTTTATCGTGACAGTAATCGTTGTTGTAGTCTTAAGTTCATTCGGTGTAGCAGGAGTAGGTGGCGGTGCAACATTCGCTTCAATCCTTGTATTATCTGCACTGAACTTGCCGGTCGGTCTTGCGGGTGTCTTAATTTCAGTCGAACCACTGATCGATATGGGGCGTACAGCACTTAATGTGAATGACTCTATCTTAGCGGGTACAGGTACTGCCAAACTGACAAAACAACTCGATGAAGATATTTTCCATTCAAATCATATGGACGAACTAACAGCACAACACTAA
- a CDS encoding ATP-binding cassette domain-containing protein, producing the protein MIELKDITIQKGKRKIFDNVNLKFEPGKSYAFVGRSGSGKSTLLNTIAGFETLKKGEVRLDQKLLKADFRFYRDVLGYVFQNYGLVESMTINQNLDMALAFKKGSKSGKKQLKTHSLQKVGLDIEGKRKVATLSGGEQQRVALARLLLKQPRLILADEPTGSLDDANGQKVVELLFEMVDERRMLIIATHDLALAQRCDEIIQVDALKCHSSELETVQ; encoded by the coding sequence ATGATTGAATTGAAAGATATAACGATACAAAAAGGGAAGCGTAAGATTTTTGACAATGTGAATCTAAAATTCGAGCCGGGCAAGTCGTATGCCTTTGTGGGGCGTAGTGGCTCGGGGAAATCGACTTTGCTGAATACCATTGCAGGTTTTGAAACGTTAAAAAAAGGTGAAGTGCGACTCGACCAAAAACTATTGAAAGCTGATTTTCGTTTTTATCGTGATGTCCTCGGCTATGTATTTCAAAATTATGGTCTTGTTGAATCTATGACGATTAATCAAAACCTCGATATGGCACTGGCTTTTAAAAAAGGTTCTAAATCAGGAAAGAAACAATTAAAGACACATAGTTTGCAAAAAGTGGGTCTTGACATTGAAGGCAAGCGTAAAGTTGCGACATTAAGTGGGGGTGAGCAACAGCGGGTAGCATTAGCGCGTTTATTGCTCAAACAACCGCGCTTGATTTTAGCAGATGAACCGACTGGCTCTTTAGATGACGCGAACGGGCAAAAAGTGGTGGAACTCTTGTTTGAAATGGTAGATGAAAGACGAATGCTCATTATCGCCACTCATGATTTAGCACTTGCCCAACGATGCGACGAGATTATTCAAGTCGATGCACTAAAATGTCACAGCAGCGAATTAGAAACAGTACAATAA
- a CDS encoding YxeA family protein codes for MKKFILAAFAIIVVAVGLFLAFARIPYVDYFNPFLKKETSYAVVPLRTQTYVDIQAYDESGEPLKYRLNFGGYDANFDHVKVLHKGTYVFHIDYIKDLSKWPKKVSVKE; via the coding sequence GTGAAGAAATTTATTTTGGCTGCGTTTGCTATTATTGTAGTGGCAGTGGGGTTATTTTTAGCTTTTGCACGTATTCCCTATGTCGATTATTTTAATCCCTTTCTTAAAAAAGAGACCTCTTATGCAGTAGTGCCATTGAGAACACAAACATATGTGGATATTCAAGCGTATGACGAATCAGGTGAACCTCTTAAATATCGTTTAAATTTCGGGGGATATGACGCCAATTTTGATCATGTTAAAGTGCTTCACAAAGGGACGTACGTTTTTCATATCGATTATATTAAAGATCTTTCGAAATGGCCTAAAAAGGTGAGTGTTAAAGAATGA
- a CDS encoding DUF1430 domain-containing protein: MKWMKHLLDVFTLMLISLFLMVLLYEEDSEILTGSQAAIQVEGWDYQYSKAEVFDRFEKVAKDLDIAIFKVIMDHKKGQVDKAIYTFNKKANHHTITPMNTSYSYQQLTHDDLMKRDVRGDYFILDSVANPHQIKAALESVGLKVAVVPIKRWMIYIDVLINRGVLLPFVTLLIIYVLYHLHDRSKNFKTYATMRLHGYRFYNIFFLNIKKIVARWLLLAMGVSLFSIGLLKWLGLDGQLRYFISHLILADIWFWMILFISSLLSYILLVNMNVPLMIKGLKPYRLLHFINHVSKLSMLVLLTLLVLPNFNQLKKLEKIQETEAWWGKLDDYYTVELKPIRRSINEKRDFAKRFHQMIVYSEQHEQALLMRQNVLAQPSETNFVPENGNVLFVNQNFVDYFKSQLQDLPRLEDQDGQVELYLPPQAKTKASSIRDDFQEWVDFQLPNSATNTKVKVTQLDNPYQIYAFDVRTGLSTAYLKSPAIMMLNATDLTDDFYYATLSQGTFIFKNYENIIRNIDRFNLKDDVQGVTNYKDNVIKKYREAQTQWIVYSFSSGLAISVLFIVTLLDVLHYFEQHRQWLLMRKMFGFKRWQNYQKYVVANSLFTAVIGAVLFNMTENSNVIWIFAIILLFQFFIQWVYIHYLEKQFNVLIREV; the protein is encoded by the coding sequence ATGAAATGGATGAAACACTTATTAGATGTGTTTACACTCATGCTAATAAGTCTATTTTTAATGGTATTGTTGTATGAAGAAGATAGTGAAATACTTACCGGGAGCCAAGCGGCCATTCAAGTAGAAGGTTGGGATTATCAATATTCGAAAGCAGAAGTTTTTGATCGTTTTGAAAAGGTTGCGAAAGATTTAGATATTGCGATTTTTAAAGTGATCATGGATCATAAAAAGGGGCAAGTTGATAAGGCCATCTATACTTTCAATAAAAAAGCGAATCATCACACAATCACGCCAATGAATACGTCATATAGCTATCAACAGTTAACCCATGATGACTTGATGAAGCGGGATGTACGTGGGGATTATTTCATATTGGATAGTGTCGCAAATCCCCATCAAATCAAAGCAGCTTTAGAAAGTGTTGGGCTTAAAGTAGCTGTTGTTCCGATAAAGCGATGGATGATTTATATCGATGTACTCATTAATCGAGGCGTCCTACTCCCTTTTGTAACATTGCTAATCATATATGTACTTTACCATTTGCATGATCGAAGTAAAAATTTTAAAACCTATGCGACGATGCGTTTACACGGTTACCGTTTTTACAACATATTTTTTCTGAATATTAAGAAAATAGTGGCGAGATGGTTACTTTTAGCGATGGGTGTCAGCCTCTTCTCAATTGGACTGCTGAAATGGTTAGGCTTGGATGGACAACTTCGATATTTTATCAGTCATCTTATCTTAGCGGACATATGGTTTTGGATGATTTTATTCATAAGTTCTTTGCTATCTTATATTTTACTTGTAAACATGAATGTACCATTAATGATTAAAGGCCTTAAACCGTATCGATTATTACACTTTATCAATCATGTATCTAAGTTAAGTATGCTAGTTTTACTTACGCTTCTTGTATTGCCTAACTTTAATCAGTTAAAAAAGTTAGAAAAAATTCAAGAGACAGAAGCATGGTGGGGCAAATTAGACGATTATTATACGGTTGAATTGAAACCAATACGGCGCAGTATAAATGAAAAAAGAGATTTCGCAAAGCGCTTTCATCAAATGATAGTATATAGTGAGCAACATGAACAAGCATTACTGATGCGCCAAAATGTGCTAGCTCAGCCAAGCGAAACGAATTTTGTACCAGAGAATGGGAACGTGCTGTTTGTTAATCAAAACTTTGTAGACTATTTTAAGTCACAATTACAAGATTTACCACGTTTGGAAGATCAAGATGGGCAGGTAGAGTTGTATTTACCTCCTCAGGCAAAAACAAAAGCCTCATCTATACGTGATGATTTTCAAGAATGGGTAGACTTTCAACTTCCAAATTCAGCTACCAATACAAAAGTAAAAGTGACACAGTTGGACAATCCATACCAAATTTACGCCTTTGATGTACGGACAGGTTTGTCTACAGCTTATTTGAAGTCACCCGCAATTATGATGTTAAACGCCACAGATTTAACGGATGATTTCTATTACGCCACTTTATCACAAGGTACTTTTATCTTTAAAAATTATGAAAATATCATTCGTAATATCGACCGTTTTAATTTGAAGGATGACGTGCAAGGTGTAACGAACTATAAAGATAATGTGATTAAAAAGTATCGAGAAGCACAAACACAATGGATTGTATATAGCTTTTCTAGTGGGCTTGCGATATCAGTATTATTCATCGTCACGTTATTAGATGTGTTACATTACTTTGAACAGCATCGCCAATGGTTGCTCATGCGAAAAATGTTTGGCTTTAAGCGTTGGCAAAATTATCAAAAATATGTTGTAGCGAATAGTTTGTTTACTGCTGTTATTGGTGCCGTCTTATTTAATATGACCGAAAATAGCAACGTTATATGGATATTTGCCATTATTTTACTGTTTCAATTCTTCATTCAATGGGTTTACATCCATTATTTAGAAAAACAATTTAATGTATTAATTAGGGAGGTGTAG
- a CDS encoding lactococcin 972 family bacteriocin — translation MSAESIHAEGGIWNYGVGSKYVWSYYSHNEKYHTSTAIGRYRSESGSTKPGVEAQASAEKRWWWHNEAYYSVL, via the coding sequence GTGAGTGCAGAAAGTATTCATGCAGAAGGTGGAATATGGAACTATGGCGTGGGAAGTAAATACGTATGGTCATATTATAGTCATAATGAAAAGTATCACACTTCCACAGCAATAGGAAGATATAGATCAGAGAGTGGATCTACTAAACCTGGAGTAGAAGCTCAGGCGTCAGCGGAGAAGAGATGGTGGTGGCATAATGAAGCATATTATAGTGTATTATAA
- the nfsA gene encoding oxygen-insensitive NADPH nitroreductase, with the protein MSEYVYDLAKRHHSVRKFKQTPIDRDIIEKLIEAGQMASTSSFLQTTSFIGVESIEKKEALREVSGQPYVVENGYLLVYVIDYHRHQLINKKMKADMEASFESAEGLLVGTIDAALAAQNIALTAEDMGYGIVYLGSLRNDVQRVREILNLPEHVFPLFGMAIGEPADDENGAPKPRLPLSHVFHVDTYNEDDTELSEQIEAYDQTVSQYYQERTQGKRDETWSDQIAGFMSSKQRLEMNDWLQMSGFNKK; encoded by the coding sequence ATGTCAGAATATGTGTATGATTTGGCGAAACGTCACCATTCAGTTCGAAAGTTTAAGCAAACACCGATTGATCGAGATATAATAGAAAAATTAATCGAAGCCGGGCAAATGGCATCGACGTCGAGTTTTTTACAAACGACATCATTTATTGGAGTAGAATCTATTGAAAAGAAAGAAGCGCTCAGGGAAGTATCAGGCCAACCTTATGTCGTTGAAAATGGGTACTTGCTCGTTTACGTGATTGATTACCATCGTCACCAATTGATAAACAAAAAAATGAAAGCGGACATGGAAGCGAGCTTTGAATCGGCTGAAGGGTTATTAGTCGGTACAATTGACGCGGCATTAGCGGCTCAAAATATTGCATTAACGGCTGAAGATATGGGCTATGGTATTGTATATCTTGGTTCGTTACGGAACGATGTCCAACGCGTACGCGAAATTTTAAACTTACCTGAACACGTCTTCCCTTTATTCGGTATGGCGATTGGAGAGCCGGCAGATGACGAAAATGGCGCACCTAAACCACGTCTACCATTATCGCACGTTTTTCACGTGGATACGTACAACGAAGACGACACTGAATTGTCTGAACAAATTGAAGCTTATGATCAAACTGTTTCTCAATATTATCAAGAACGCACACAAGGCAAACGTGATGAAACATGGTCTGATCAAATTGCCGGCTTTATGAGTAGTAAGCAACGATTAGAGATGAATGATTGGTTGCAAATGTCAGGATTTAATAAGAAATAG
- the ahpC gene encoding alkyl hydroperoxide reductase subunit C yields MSLIGKQIEEFSAQAYNAKTDEFIEVTHEDLKGNWSVVVFYPADFSFVCPTELEDVQNHYEKLQELGTNVFSVSTDTHFVHKAWHDHSDAISKLQYTMIGDPSQAITRQFDVLDEISGLAQRGTFIIDPDGVVQAAEINADGIGRDASTLVHKIKAAQYVRQNPGEVCPAKWEEGSETLTPGLDLVGKI; encoded by the coding sequence ATGTCATTAATCGGTAAACAAATTGAGGAATTTTCAGCACAAGCATACAATGCAAAAACAGATGAATTTATTGAAGTGACACACGAAGATTTAAAAGGTAACTGGAGTGTTGTCGTATTCTACCCTGCAGATTTCTCATTCGTATGTCCAACTGAATTAGAAGATGTACAAAATCATTACGAAAAATTACAAGAGTTAGGTACAAACGTATTCTCTGTTTCTACAGATACTCACTTTGTACATAAAGCATGGCACGATCATTCAGATGCCATCAGCAAATTACAATATACAATGATTGGTGATCCTTCCCAAGCGATTACACGTCAATTTGATGTATTAGATGAAATTTCAGGTCTTGCACAACGCGGTACTTTCATCATTGACCCAGACGGTGTTGTTCAAGCAGCAGAAATTAATGCAGACGGTATCGGCCGTGACGCAAGCACACTTGTACACAAAATTAAAGCAGCACAATACGTTCGTCAAAATCCAGGTGAAGTTTGCCCAGCGAAATGGGAAGAAGGTAGCGAAACTTTAACTCCAGGATTAGACTTAGTAGGTAAAATTTAA
- the ahpF gene encoding alkyl hydroperoxide reductase subunit F — translation MLNQELKQQLSQLLDLMESDVVLKVSTGDDDHSQKMNDLVNEVSDMSSRITVEKAELKRTPSFSINKPYEDTGITFAGVPLGHEFNSFVLALLQVSGRAPKEEQSVIDQIKSINEPLHFETFISLTCQKCPDVVQALNLMSVINPNITHTMIDGAVFKKEAEDIMAVPAIFLNGEQFGNGRMTVTDILSALGQGPDASEFENKETFDVLVVGGGPASASSAIYAARKGLKTGIVADRIGGQVNDTADIENLIGVKKTTGPSLATSLEEHIKDYNVDIMTGVRAEGLEKTDDIVHLTLDNGAVLKTRSLIIATGARWKKIGVPGEDTFANKGVAYCPHCDGPLFEGKDVAVIGGGNSGVEAAIDLAGICKSVTVLEYGESLKADSVLQERLNSLPNTTVITHAATQEIKGDDRVSGIAYTCNETNQEKHVDLNGVFVQIGLSPNTEWLGDTVQRNRMGEIEVDRLGNTNIPGVFAAGDCTDQRYKQIIISMGSGATAALSAFDYLIRN, via the coding sequence ATGTTAAATCAAGAATTAAAGCAACAACTTTCACAACTTCTTGATTTGATGGAAAGTGACGTTGTACTGAAAGTGAGCACTGGCGATGACGATCATTCTCAAAAAATGAACGATCTCGTTAATGAAGTTTCAGACATGTCATCTCGAATTACAGTAGAAAAAGCTGAATTAAAGCGTACGCCTAGCTTTAGTATCAACAAACCATACGAGGACACTGGCATTACATTTGCTGGTGTCCCTCTTGGTCATGAGTTCAATTCTTTTGTCCTTGCACTCTTACAAGTGAGTGGTCGTGCACCAAAAGAAGAACAATCTGTAATTGATCAAATCAAGTCTATCAACGAACCCCTTCATTTTGAAACATTTATCAGCTTAACATGTCAAAAATGTCCTGATGTTGTTCAAGCGTTAAACTTAATGAGTGTCATCAATCCGAATATTACACATACGATGATTGATGGTGCAGTCTTCAAAAAAGAAGCAGAAGACATTATGGCGGTACCTGCAATTTTCTTAAATGGTGAACAATTCGGTAACGGCCGTATGACAGTCACAGACATTCTTAGTGCGTTAGGTCAAGGTCCTGACGCTTCTGAATTTGAAAACAAAGAAACATTTGACGTCCTCGTAGTCGGCGGCGGTCCTGCAAGTGCAAGTTCTGCTATCTATGCTGCTCGTAAAGGTTTAAAAACGGGTATCGTAGCAGACAGAATTGGCGGTCAAGTTAATGACACAGCTGATATTGAAAACTTAATTGGCGTGAAGAAAACGACAGGTCCATCACTTGCGACAAGTCTTGAAGAACACATTAAAGACTACAATGTGGATATTATGACTGGCGTACGTGCAGAAGGATTAGAAAAAACAGATGATATCGTTCATTTGACTTTAGATAACGGAGCAGTGCTTAAAACACGCTCACTCATTATCGCAACAGGTGCGCGTTGGAAGAAAATCGGTGTACCGGGTGAAGACACATTCGCAAACAAAGGTGTCGCATACTGCCCGCACTGTGACGGCCCTCTATTCGAAGGTAAAGATGTCGCTGTTATCGGTGGCGGTAACTCTGGTGTTGAAGCCGCGATTGACTTAGCAGGTATTTGTAAAAGTGTAACAGTCCTTGAATATGGTGAGTCATTAAAAGCAGACTCTGTATTACAAGAGCGTTTAAATTCATTACCGAATACAACAGTCATCACACATGCAGCAACACAAGAAATCAAAGGTGACGACCGTGTAAGTGGTATTGCTTACACTTGTAACGAAACAAATCAAGAAAAACATGTTGATTTAAATGGTGTATTCGTGCAAATCGGTCTTTCTCCTAATACAGAATGGTTAGGCGATACTGTTCAACGTAACCGCATGGGTGAAATTGAAGTGGACCGTTTAGGTAACACGAACATTCCTGGTGTCTTTGCAGCAGGTGACTGTACAGACCAACGCTATAAACAAATTATTATTTCAATGGGATCTGGCGCAACAGCAGCATTATCTGCATTTGACTACTTGATTCGTAACTAA
- a CDS encoding DUF1002 domain-containing protein, with protein sequence MYKKLLISGVVTSMLMVGVAQAANEFKPKEEIFIQGADLNHNQLEETKEKLGVGNNVTTYKVTNTDVIEYTGTEYDFIHSSALIKPKRFTSGVDVEIETPENITRITREQYMNAAITSGIQDATIKIASVDQVTGEGALTGIYKAYATQGHRLNTQDIQNANQEMNHLAQISENHQNKEGYSDEALNEAVAEMKAQIAEAKASDQQLNSTTINQIVNQTLNERGLYQILSDNEIAVIQNIMMNVAQSNVVNQDPDAFKKQATKLKEMIQSQAGDKLKKLKNLDNEETRNFLQKLWDAIVSLFTKIWNWLISFL encoded by the coding sequence ATGTATAAAAAGCTATTAATCAGTGGCGTGGTCACATCGATGTTAATGGTAGGCGTTGCTCAAGCCGCGAATGAATTTAAGCCAAAAGAAGAAATATTTATCCAAGGCGCCGATTTGAATCATAACCAACTTGAAGAGACGAAAGAAAAGTTGGGGGTCGGTAACAATGTGACGACGTATAAAGTGACAAATACTGATGTCATTGAATATACAGGGACAGAATACGACTTTATCCATTCTAGTGCTTTGATTAAACCGAAACGCTTTACGAGTGGTGTCGACGTAGAAATTGAAACCCCTGAAAATATTACACGTATTACACGAGAACAGTATATGAACGCAGCGATTACATCAGGTATTCAAGATGCGACGATTAAAATTGCTTCTGTCGATCAGGTGACCGGTGAAGGTGCATTGACAGGTATTTATAAAGCTTATGCCACACAAGGTCATCGTTTAAATACGCAAGATATTCAAAATGCGAACCAAGAAATGAATCATTTAGCGCAAATTAGTGAAAATCATCAAAATAAAGAGGGCTATTCTGATGAAGCGTTGAATGAAGCAGTTGCAGAAATGAAAGCCCAAATCGCTGAAGCAAAAGCGTCGGATCAACAACTGAACAGTACAACGATCAACCAAATCGTCAACCAAACATTAAATGAGCGCGGACTGTATCAGATTTTAAGTGATAACGAAATTGCAGTCATTCAAAATATCATGATGAACGTCGCGCAATCCAATGTTGTCAACCAGGATCCGGATGCGTTTAAAAAGCAGGCGACTAAATTAAAAGAGATGATTCAAAGCCAAGCCGGTGATAAGTTGAAGAAGTTGAAGAATTTAGATAATGAGGAGACGCGTAATTTCTTGCAAAAATTGTGGGATGCTATTGTCAGCCTTTTTACTAAAATTTGGAACTGGTTGATTTCGTTTTTGTAG